From a single Lewinella sp. LCG006 genomic region:
- a CDS encoding proton-conducting transporter membrane subunit: protein MNLILPILLIVPLLALGIGFLFNNKDERPIFVATALGVGVNFIFLILLALMWAGNGFEPVYYQGPVLYHQASTEFSIGLFLDAYSLVYLLTATFLTGVVITFSRYYIHREKGYKRFFNNLKFFYFGLVLVLLSGNLETLFVGWEVLGVTSFFLIGFYRERYLPVKNALKVVSLYRVADIALLLGIWICHHYFGHSINFATLDGLHNPQAHILDDTFYEFMIPGVFLLAAMVKSAQFPFSFWVPRAMEGPTTSSAIFYGSLSVHIGVFLLIRTAPFWEENLLFHWLIGGVGLLTCIMATLTARVQSSIKTQIAYSSIAQIGLMFMEVALGWYGVALIHFVGNALLRSHQLMVSPSVLSYRIHDQFFHFTPPAPQGTSGLWNKIKLSIYVLSIKEFNLDRFMYRFFWNPLKVAGNTFRFLDEKKTYMLALPPFLMGLYAVYHQEFLPAGVLRFLPEAFALFGLIFILKAFVERKSARSSWVLIIVNQLYQSLAFGFNEAFDFSQVHIYLSGIFISGMIGILVINQLRNKREAVSLNEFHGHSYEYPKLAFIFALACLGLAGFPITPTFIGEDLLLGHIHENQFPLLILIVLNLILDGLVIFRIYARLFLGQHKKGYHEVAYRSS from the coding sequence ATGAATCTCATACTGCCAATTTTATTAATTGTTCCCTTGTTGGCCTTGGGCATAGGTTTCCTTTTCAACAACAAGGACGAGCGCCCGATCTTCGTTGCTACGGCACTCGGAGTAGGTGTCAATTTTATCTTTCTAATTCTACTGGCTTTGATGTGGGCCGGCAATGGCTTTGAGCCCGTATACTACCAAGGGCCAGTACTTTACCATCAGGCGTCGACAGAATTTTCTATCGGTTTGTTTCTCGATGCTTATTCGTTGGTGTATCTGCTTACTGCAACCTTCCTTACGGGAGTAGTTATCACTTTCAGCAGGTATTATATTCACCGGGAAAAAGGCTATAAACGCTTTTTCAATAACCTCAAGTTCTTCTACTTTGGCCTGGTGCTGGTACTTTTGTCCGGCAACCTGGAGACCCTCTTCGTGGGTTGGGAAGTATTGGGTGTTACTTCTTTCTTCCTCATCGGGTTCTACCGCGAGCGGTACCTCCCGGTGAAGAATGCCTTGAAGGTGGTTTCATTGTACCGGGTAGCCGATATTGCGTTGCTGCTAGGCATCTGGATTTGTCACCATTATTTTGGACACAGTATCAATTTTGCCACACTGGATGGCCTGCATAACCCTCAGGCTCATATTTTGGATGATACTTTCTACGAATTCATGATTCCTGGTGTATTTCTGTTGGCGGCAATGGTAAAGTCGGCTCAGTTTCCTTTCTCTTTTTGGGTGCCACGAGCAATGGAAGGCCCCACCACTTCAAGTGCGATCTTTTACGGTTCTCTATCAGTACACATCGGCGTGTTTTTACTGATTCGTACAGCACCATTTTGGGAAGAAAACCTGTTGTTCCATTGGTTGATCGGTGGGGTAGGACTACTGACCTGTATCATGGCAACGCTGACGGCACGGGTGCAATCTTCGATTAAAACCCAGATTGCCTATTCTTCCATCGCGCAAATCGGCTTGATGTTTATGGAAGTAGCCTTGGGATGGTACGGCGTAGCTTTGATCCACTTTGTTGGCAATGCTCTTTTGCGCAGTCACCAGTTGATGGTATCACCTTCTGTACTTAGCTACCGTATTCATGACCAGTTTTTTCACTTCACACCGCCTGCACCGCAAGGGACCAGTGGCTTGTGGAACAAGATCAAACTGTCGATTTATGTGCTGAGTATCAAAGAGTTTAACCTGGACCGGTTCATGTACCGTTTTTTCTGGAATCCACTTAAAGTAGCGGGTAATACTTTCCGTTTTCTGGATGAAAAGAAAACCTACATGCTGGCTTTGCCGCCGTTTCTGATGGGGCTTTATGCGGTCTATCATCAAGAATTTCTTCCTGCTGGGGTGTTGCGTTTCTTACCAGAGGCCTTTGCCTTGTTTGGGTTGATTTTTATTTTGAAAGCTTTTGTGGAACGCAAATCTGCGCGGAGCAGCTGGGTCCTGATTATCGTTAATCAGCTTTATCAATCCTTGGCTTTTGGTTTCAACGAGGCTTTTGATTTTAGCCAGGTGCACATCTATCTGAGTGGTATTTTCATCTCGGGCATGATCGGTATTTTGGTGATCAACCAACTGCGTAATAAGCGAGAAGCGGTGTCCTTGAACGAGTTTCACGGACATAGCTACGAGTACCCCAAACTGGCCTTCATTTTCGCTCTTGCTTGTCTTGGGCTTGCCGGGTTCCCCATTACTCCCACCTTCATTGGAGAGGATTTATTATTGGGGCACATTCATGAAAATCAATTCCCATTACTGATCCTTATCGTCCTCAATTTAATCCTGGATGGTTTGGTGATTTTCCGAATTTATGCGCGCCTCTTTTTGGGGCAACACAAGAAAGGCTATCACGAAGTGGCTTATCGTTCTTCGTAG
- a CDS encoding putative inorganic carbon transporter subunit DabA gives MQIEEKAPSLPKDGWEGLKQNFVADHTAGFVVFLLALPLSLGIAKASEFPPVMGLVTAIIGGLVATFFTGSKLTIKGPAAGLIVIVAGAVTELGGGVEGWHLALGVMVVAGLLQILFGVLKLGKFVDFFPLSAIHGMLAAIGLIIIAKQIPVLLNVDPALMKGKGPLALFAAIPEFFANLDPTVSIIGGISLAIMLGWKMVKHPVLKQVPAPLLVLLFAIPAGMYLQLGSTAPAYTLVKVGVLTDQVGYNVDFSGVAKLGIFLKYVVMITLVGSLESLLTVKAVDLLDPYKRKSDPNKDMIAVGIANTLAAFVGGMPMISEVARSSANVKQGAKTRWANFFHGTFLLLFALLAYRLLEQIPNAALAAMLITVGINLAHPREFIHTYKIGAEQLAIFITTIFFTLFEDLLIGIAAGMLLKVVIHLFRGASLRSLFKSNAEIIIEEDNFVRLRLGETALFTNYLSLKKELGTIPVGKTVYIEIEGTKIIDHSVMENLHHFEEDYHATGGTVHFVGLEDLSPVSNHPLAARKRTGAAPRREPVPGVAAGTAAVPFNEKHLLHELKHYLPAQAALKDFVHHNSLHAFQEKEFFEGIFSAAKIFGIQVTFNIDEYRGLYKQGRIRPEMLDRIIITHKGKENLILYRQKMLEEGYKSTYAPRIGQLRAQWKEQYKIDLDNLVQPLLFRIICSYLDQGIALWHFPFEDQGLLNAIRTLEQNSFSSFFKSKRVKELLAKEQLELTELLDIVVGDSRYYEQYIYDQQFGHKGWSGIINAIEDNPQTLLYSKSVNLRDFILLELLLEIDALDQNLGSRWQPLCAEPVIAAEDYFREVVTGEAEEILQFWQEAFEWDYYDEVLSAVAQLTDTPATTQSGKKSFQAMFCIDDREDSIRRHLETVDPDCETIGAPGFYGAAIYFQPYGGKFYEKNCPVAITPKHLIKEIEVSKGHEQVAFHNKHSHTFFRGFMYALSLGLITGFRMLGDLFRPKMRADIADAFSHMDTNGKLLIENTDPNHRENGLQVGYTVEEMADVVQGLLRGIGLTEDFTDVVYVIAHGSSSANNPHHGAHDCGACSGRPGAINARVFSFMANHPKVRLVLESRGINIPDTTQFVGAMHDTASDEVGYYDTEILTPENAAQHQLFYARMEKALDLNAQERARRFASIDINQDIKQIRKAIKDRSVSYFEPRPELGHGTNALCYVGSRDRMKGLFLDRRAFLQTYNYQTDPTGEVLLQVMNPLPAVCGGINLEYYFSRMDIEKMGAGTKLPHNVMGLIGVANSSDGDLRPGLPLQMIENHDPVRLLMMVEHRPEIVLKVIKSSAAIYDWFDKGWLHLVAISPEDGQLYHFDNGEFVLYEPLAMVKQASDIQKVLVKTKKMTTNHILDATKENIPVHIYSTQNK, from the coding sequence ATGCAAATCGAAGAAAAAGCACCTTCTCTTCCCAAAGATGGATGGGAAGGGCTTAAGCAGAATTTTGTGGCAGATCATACTGCTGGTTTTGTGGTGTTCTTATTGGCCCTACCGCTGAGCTTGGGCATTGCTAAAGCTTCAGAATTCCCACCAGTAATGGGCTTGGTGACGGCCATCATTGGTGGCTTGGTCGCTACGTTTTTTACGGGTTCGAAGCTGACAATCAAAGGCCCGGCAGCGGGATTGATTGTGATTGTAGCTGGTGCCGTTACCGAATTAGGTGGTGGTGTAGAAGGTTGGCACCTCGCCCTTGGGGTGATGGTGGTTGCGGGCTTATTGCAGATTTTATTTGGCGTATTAAAGCTTGGGAAGTTTGTTGATTTCTTCCCGCTTTCCGCCATTCACGGGATGCTGGCGGCTATTGGGCTGATCATTATTGCCAAACAAATACCAGTATTACTCAACGTAGATCCTGCCTTAATGAAGGGCAAGGGGCCCTTGGCTTTGTTTGCTGCTATTCCCGAGTTTTTTGCTAACCTCGATCCGACAGTGAGCATCATTGGCGGCATAAGTTTGGCCATCATGCTGGGCTGGAAAATGGTGAAGCACCCTGTACTCAAGCAAGTACCCGCACCTTTGCTGGTGTTATTGTTTGCTATCCCAGCAGGGATGTATCTCCAACTGGGTAGCACTGCGCCTGCTTATACCTTGGTGAAAGTAGGCGTACTGACCGATCAGGTAGGATACAATGTAGATTTTTCAGGTGTTGCCAAATTGGGCATCTTCCTGAAATACGTCGTGATGATCACCTTGGTAGGTAGCTTGGAAAGTTTACTTACCGTAAAAGCAGTGGATTTGCTCGATCCTTACAAGCGGAAATCAGACCCCAATAAGGACATGATTGCGGTAGGGATTGCCAATACACTAGCTGCTTTTGTTGGTGGAATGCCGATGATCTCAGAGGTGGCTCGTAGTTCGGCCAACGTTAAACAAGGAGCAAAAACGAGGTGGGCGAATTTTTTCCATGGCACTTTTTTGCTGTTATTTGCCTTGCTGGCGTATCGCTTGTTGGAACAAATTCCAAATGCTGCGCTAGCGGCTATGCTGATCACCGTAGGCATCAACCTGGCTCACCCCAGAGAGTTTATCCATACCTATAAAATTGGAGCAGAACAGCTGGCCATTTTTATCACGACGATCTTCTTCACTTTATTTGAAGACCTTCTAATAGGTATTGCTGCGGGGATGCTGCTGAAAGTAGTGATCCACTTGTTCCGTGGAGCTTCCCTTAGGTCACTCTTCAAATCAAATGCAGAAATAATCATCGAAGAGGATAATTTCGTAAGACTACGCTTAGGAGAAACGGCCCTCTTTACCAACTACCTCAGCTTGAAAAAAGAATTGGGGACGATTCCCGTCGGTAAAACGGTTTACATTGAAATTGAGGGCACAAAAATAATAGACCACTCCGTCATGGAAAATCTCCATCATTTTGAAGAGGATTACCATGCTACGGGTGGAACCGTCCATTTCGTTGGTTTGGAAGATTTGAGCCCCGTTTCAAACCACCCGCTAGCGGCAAGAAAAAGAACAGGAGCTGCCCCTCGTCGGGAGCCGGTACCTGGTGTAGCTGCAGGAACAGCTGCAGTGCCTTTCAACGAAAAGCACCTGCTACACGAATTGAAACACTATTTACCTGCGCAGGCTGCACTAAAAGATTTTGTGCACCACAATTCGCTGCATGCTTTTCAGGAAAAGGAATTTTTTGAAGGCATTTTCAGTGCCGCAAAGATTTTCGGTATCCAGGTGACCTTCAATATTGATGAATACCGTGGCCTCTACAAGCAGGGCCGCATTCGTCCGGAAATGCTGGATCGTATCATCATTACCCATAAAGGGAAAGAAAACCTGATCCTCTATCGGCAAAAAATGCTGGAAGAGGGATACAAGAGCACTTATGCGCCGCGTATCGGCCAACTGCGTGCCCAATGGAAAGAGCAGTACAAAATTGATCTTGACAACCTGGTGCAACCCTTACTGTTCCGGATCATCTGTAGTTACCTGGATCAAGGGATAGCCCTGTGGCATTTCCCCTTTGAAGACCAGGGGCTACTGAATGCTATCCGTACGCTGGAGCAAAACAGCTTTAGTAGCTTCTTCAAGTCGAAACGTGTAAAAGAACTCTTAGCCAAGGAGCAACTTGAGCTTACCGAACTTTTGGATATCGTAGTAGGAGACTCCCGCTACTATGAACAATATATTTATGACCAACAGTTTGGTCACAAGGGATGGAGCGGCATCATCAATGCCATTGAAGACAACCCCCAGACGTTGTTGTACTCAAAATCCGTCAACCTGCGAGATTTCATCTTGCTGGAGTTGTTGTTGGAAATAGATGCCTTGGACCAAAATCTGGGCAGTCGCTGGCAGCCGCTTTGCGCGGAACCGGTTATTGCCGCAGAAGATTACTTCCGCGAAGTCGTTACTGGCGAAGCAGAAGAAATTTTACAGTTCTGGCAGGAAGCCTTCGAGTGGGATTACTACGATGAGGTGCTTAGCGCCGTAGCGCAATTGACGGACACACCTGCTACAACTCAGTCGGGCAAAAAAAGCTTCCAGGCCATGTTCTGCATCGATGATCGCGAGGATTCAATTCGCCGTCATTTGGAGACCGTTGATCCTGATTGTGAAACGATCGGTGCCCCTGGTTTCTATGGAGCAGCCATTTACTTTCAGCCTTATGGTGGGAAGTTTTATGAGAAAAACTGTCCGGTAGCCATTACACCCAAGCACCTGATCAAGGAAATTGAAGTCAGTAAGGGGCACGAGCAGGTGGCTTTCCACAATAAGCATTCGCATACCTTCTTCCGTGGGTTTATGTATGCCTTGTCCTTAGGGCTTATTACCGGATTCCGGATGTTAGGCGACTTGTTCCGTCCCAAGATGCGGGCGGATATTGCGGATGCTTTCTCCCACATGGATACCAATGGCAAGCTACTGATCGAAAATACGGATCCCAACCATCGGGAGAACGGATTGCAGGTAGGCTACACGGTGGAAGAAATGGCGGATGTCGTACAAGGTCTACTTCGGGGCATTGGCCTTACGGAAGACTTTACGGATGTGGTCTATGTCATTGCGCACGGTAGTAGCAGTGCCAACAACCCTCACCACGGTGCTCACGATTGTGGTGCATGTAGCGGTCGCCCTGGTGCGATCAATGCGCGGGTGTTTTCGTTCATGGCCAACCACCCGAAGGTGCGTCTAGTCCTGGAATCGCGGGGGATCAACATCCCTGATACGACCCAGTTTGTGGGAGCCATGCACGATACAGCCAGTGATGAGGTAGGCTATTACGATACCGAAATCCTTACCCCGGAGAATGCCGCTCAACACCAGCTGTTCTATGCTCGTATGGAGAAAGCCCTCGACCTGAATGCCCAAGAGCGCGCACGTCGTTTTGCTTCGATTGACATCAACCAGGATATCAAACAGATTAGAAAAGCCATCAAAGATCGCTCGGTTTCTTATTTCGAACCACGGCCGGAACTGGGGCACGGCACCAACGCCTTGTGTTATGTGGGTTCACGTGATCGGATGAAAGGCTTGTTTCTGGATCGTCGGGCCTTCTTGCAGACCTACAATTACCAGACCGACCCTACCGGAGAGGTGCTGTTGCAGGTGATGAACCCGCTACCTGCTGTTTGTGGTGGCATCAACCTGGAGTATTACTTCTCCCGGATGGATATTGAGAAGATGGGAGCAGGTACCAAATTACCGCACAATGTGATGGGACTCATCGGCGTAGCTAACAGCAGCGACGGTGACTTGCGCCCCGGTTTGCCACTGCAAATGATTGAAAATCACGACCCCGTACGACTCCTGATGATGGTAGAACACCGCCCGGAAATCGTCCTGAAGGTCATCAAGTCTTCAGCAGCTATTTACGATTGGTTTGATAAAGGTTGGTTGCATTTAGTGGCTATCTCCCCGGAGGATGGCCAGTTGTACCACTTTGATAATGGTGAGTTTGTCTTGTACGAACCGCTAGCTATGGTCAAACAAGCATCCGATATTCAGAAGGTTCTCGTGAAGACCAAGAAGATGACAACCAACCATATTTTGGATGCGACCAAGGAGAATATCCCTGTTCACATTTATTCTACTCAAAACAAATAG